The following coding sequences are from one Capsicum annuum cultivar UCD-10X-F1 chromosome 3, UCD10Xv1.1, whole genome shotgun sequence window:
- the LOC107865074 gene encoding E3 ubiquitin ligase PQT3-like — MAVYFKCKSARDYDSIPIVNQFISVANLKLRIFGSKRYGRGKDFDLLITNSQTNEDYVDQAALIPKNTRVLVRRLPGLPRLPIVIPPLTESNLVCEEVVAVHSVKNDSLDFDCDDFGDDVYAIPKILSVQSGKSVSSAPTISITDEDIKVKNVINTPDSGQFSNGYGFGRHGMEWRRPPSGYVCHRCNVPGHYIQHCPTNGDPNYDIKKVKLPTKSMWMATPSGSVGVSKSNVEGLSSSTSSSSIKSSFRDIPPELHCPLCKGLMKDSVIASKCCFSSFCDKCIRNHIISNSVCACGARNILADALLPNVTLRVTVNRILESSNSSSEHGVSAPQVPDVVSAHNTLPKISFPSECAALKVKVLKTSEECPLTVDEMQQKPTGGEAVKMKRKKPCDVDAVNMQWGVARDHVVAENYMLTYHPYSTGMQYMSYGLHVLPQQHVETSKAGLKRKREMSVELSSVITC; from the coding sequence ATGGCAGTTTATTTCAAGTGTAAAAGTGCTAGAGATTATGATTCTATTCCAATTGTCAATCAGTTTATTTCTGTTGCCAACTTGAAATTAAGAATTTTCGGATCGAAGCGTTATGGTAGGGGTAAAGATTTTGATCTTCTTATTACCAATTCACAAACTAACGAAGATTATGTTGATCAAGCTGCTTTGATTCCTAAAAATACTCGTGTTTTGGTTCGTCGGCTTCCTGGGCTACCTCGCTTGCCCATTGTAATTCCACCCCTTACAGAGTCAAATCTAGTCTGTGAGGAAGTGGTGGCGGTTCATTCAGTAAAAAATGACTCTTTAGATTTTGATTGCGATGATTTTGGGGATGATGTTTATGCAATTCCAAAAATATTGTCAGTTCAATCAGGTAAGTCTGTGTCAAGTGCACCCACTATTAGTATAACTGATGAAGACATTAAGgttaagaatgtaatcaatactCCAGACTCTGGGCAGTTCTCTAATGGCTATGGCTTTGGTCGACATGGAATGGAATGGAGAAGACCACCATCTGGCTACGTGTGTCATCGATGCAATGTGCCTGGGCATTACATTCAGCACTGCCCTACAAATGGCGACCCCAATTATGATATCAAGAAAGTGAAGCTGCCAACGAAGTCCATGTGGATGGCAACCCCAAGTGGCAGTGTTGGAGTTTCCAAGTCCAATGTTGAGGGGCTGTCGTCTTCCACCTCTTCTTCTTCGATAAAGAGTTCCTTTAGAGATATACCACCAGAGCTTCATTGCCCTTTGTGTAAAGGATTAATGAAAGATTCAGTTATAGCAAGCAAATGTTGTTTTAGTAGTTTCTGTGATAAATGCATAAGGAATCATATTATCTCCAATTCTGTTTGTGCGTGTGGGGCTAGAAATATACTTGCTGATGCCCTCTTGCCTAACGTCACTCTAAGGGTCACAGTGAACAGAATCTTGGAGTCCAGTAACAGTAGTTCAGAGCATGGGGTTAGTGCTCCTCAAGTTCCAGATGTGGTGTCAGCACACAATACCCTGCCTAAAATATCATTCCCATCAGAGTGTGCAGCTTTGAAGGTAAAGGTATTAAAGACTTCAGAAGAGTGTCCACTGACTGTCGATGAAATGCAGCAAAAGCCCACAGGAGGGGAAGCTGTAAAGATGAAAAGGAAGAAACCATGTGATGTTGATGCTGTAAACATGCAATGGGGAGTTGCACGAGACCATGTTGTTGCTGAGAATTACATGCTTACCTATCATCCTTATAGCACAGGCATGCAGTACATGAGCTATGGCCTTCATGTCTTACCACAGCAACATGTTGAAACTAGTAAAGCAGGTCTGAAAAGGAAGCGCGAGATGAGTGTTGAGCTTTCTAGTGTAATAACTTGTTGA
- the LOC107863234 gene encoding protein DETOXIFICATION 35: MEAPLLHDFFAGDNHHRELIGPDGDYLPVKGLRQWWTIFWIETVKLWEIGGPIAFNILCQYGIYSITVAFCGHLGAVQLSAVSVAQNVVGTFSFGFMLGMGSALETLCGQAFGAGQIHMLGVYTQRSMVILMFSSFLLLPMYIFATPLLKLLGQEHDIAVLAGKFVLLSIPELFSLAITIPTSKFLQAQSKVGVLAWIGFVALLLHALLLWLFIYVFNLGINGAALVFNITGWANAIAQFVYVVVWCKDGWTGWSLAALNEIWAFVRLSVASAVMLCLEIWYMMSIIVLTGQLKDAVIAVGSLSICMNVDGWEAMLFIGINAAISVRVSNELGLGRPRATKYSVLITVFQSLLIGILCMIIVLAVRNHLAILFTNSKDLQRAVAGLAWLLGITMLLNSVQPVISGVAIGGGWQGLVAYINLGSYYVFGIPLGYTLGYVANLGVEGLWGGMIAGLALQTLLLSIVLYRMDWNKEVEQSAERLRKWGGQNFESEKILISEPTKAFP, from the exons ATGGAGGCGCCATTGCTCCATGATTTCTTCGCCGGCGACAATCACCACCGCGAGCTCATTGGGCCGGACGGGGACTATTTACCTGTTAAAGGACTGAGACAATGGTGGACTATTTTTTGGATTGAGACAGTGAAACTATGGGAGATTGGAGGTCCAATAGCTTTCAATATCCTTTGTCAATATGGGATCTATTCTATTACGGTTGCTTTTTGTGGTCATCTTGGTGCTGTTCAACTCTCTGCCGTTTCTGTTGCTCAGAATGTTGTTGGCACTTTCTCCTTCGGATTCATG TTGGGCATGGGGAGTGCTCTGGAGACACTGTGTGGACAGGCATTTGGTGCTGGGCAAATACATATGCTTGGAGTTTATACACAGCGGTCGATGGTTATTCTAATGTTTAGTTCATTCCTTCTGTTGCCGATGTATATTTTTGCAACTCCACTGCTTAAGCTTTTAGGCCAAGAACATGACATTGCTGTTCTTGCTGGGAAATTTGTCCTGTTATCAATCCCTGAGTTATTTTCACTGGCGATCACCATTCCCACCTCAAAATTTCTGCAAGCCCAGAGTAAAGTTGGTGTTTTGGCTTGGATTGGTTTTGTGGCTCTTTTACTCCATGCTCTTCTGCTATGgttgttcatatatgtattcaACTTGGGTATAAATGGGGCTGCATTAGTCTTTAATATAACAGGTTGGGCCAACGCGATAGCTCAATTTGTTTACGTGGTTGTTTGGTGTAAAGATGGATGGACGGGATGGTCTTTGGCAGCATTAAATGAGATTTGGGCATTTGTTAGACTCTCGGTTGCCTCGGCTGTAATGTTATGCCTTGAAATCTGGTACATGATGAGTATTATTGTCCTCACCGGACAACTCAAGGATGCAGTTATTGCTGTTGGATCCCTATCTATTTG CATGAATGTTGATGGGTGGGAAGCAATGCTGTTCATTGGAATCAATGCTGCCATAAG CGTTCGAGTCTCAAATGAACTTGGGCTAGGGCGTCCCAGGGCTACCAAATATAGTGTACTTATCACAGTGTTTCAGTCACTCCTTATTGGGATACTCTGTATGATAATAGTACTGGCAGTTAGAAATCATCTGGCCATTCTTTTCACGAATAGCAAGGATTTGCAACGAGCCGTTGCTGGCCTTGCTTGGCTTCTTGGAATAACCATGCTTCTTAACAGTGTTCAGCCTGTAATATCAG GTGTTGCTATTGGAGGTGGATGGCAAGGTTTGGTGGCTTATATCAATTTGGGATCTTACTATGTTTTCGGTATTCCTCTAGGATACACTCTTGGTTATGTGGCTAACTTGGGAGTCGAG GGTCTATGGGGAGGAATGATAGCAGGACTTGCTTTGCAGACACTGCTACTCTCAATTGTACTCTATAGAATGGATTGGAATAAAGAG GTTGAGCAGTCAGCAGAGCGCCTACGCAAGTGGGGTGGTCAAAACTTTGAATCTGAGAAAATTCTTATTTCAGAGCCTACAAAGGCCTTCCCATAA